From the Octadecabacter antarcticus 307 genome, one window contains:
- a CDS encoding cell division ATP-binding protein FtsE, which produces MIELDNVAYNYGRSELFSGLNLQLAAGSFHFLTGPSGAGKTTLLKLCYGELVATSGQARLFGQDARTLDRDAVAQARRRIGIVHQDCQFLDHLTLAENIALPLTVSGRTVSSADLTDLLGWVGLSQQAAQFPPQLSGGERQRAALARAVIMSPEVILADEPTGNVDWEMSQRLLSLLVELNKMGKTVLIATHDISFIRAAKAQVSARVLRLKDRRLQLAGADL; this is translated from the coding sequence GTGATTGAGCTGGACAATGTGGCCTATAATTATGGCAGATCAGAACTGTTTTCTGGGCTGAACTTGCAGCTTGCCGCCGGGTCATTTCATTTTCTGACAGGACCATCCGGCGCGGGTAAAACCACGCTGTTGAAGCTGTGTTATGGCGAGTTGGTCGCGACAAGTGGTCAGGCGCGTCTGTTTGGTCAGGATGCGCGTACGTTAGATCGCGACGCCGTGGCGCAGGCGCGGCGCCGTATCGGTATTGTGCATCAGGACTGTCAGTTCCTCGATCATCTGACATTGGCCGAAAACATTGCGTTGCCGCTGACCGTGTCCGGGCGCACCGTATCTTCCGCTGACCTAACAGATTTGCTTGGTTGGGTCGGGCTAAGCCAACAAGCTGCACAATTCCCGCCGCAGCTTTCGGGCGGTGAACGCCAGCGCGCAGCACTGGCCCGTGCAGTCATCATGTCCCCAGAAGTGATTTTGGCGGATGAACCCACCGGCAACGTCGATTGGGAGATGTCACAGCGTTTGCTGTCGCTGCTGGTCGAACTCAATAAGATGGGCAAAACGGTGTTGATCGCGACCCATGATATCAGCTTCATTCGCGCGGCCAAGGCGCAGGTTTCAGCACGGGTGTTGCGGCTAAAGGATCGCCGCCTGCAACTGGCGGGTGCGGATTTATGA
- a CDS encoding cell division protein FtsX, with protein sequence MMDILNRLLEFLAGDPQADRAVPPTGFTARLTVLSAASMAFLAVFALALSLATGRLADRWSAELAKTSTLRISAPQDQMDAQTRAALTVLQSTPGVAEARPLSADEQRALLAPWFGPDLPVESLPIPQLIEIIENVDGYDATGLRARLQAEVPGAVLDDHTRWREPLVEAASRLRLLGIVSMVLIAGTTAAMITLAANAALAANAQVIRVMRLVGARDIYIARAFVRRFTLRALLGAASGTLLGSLAILLLPRADAVGGFLTGLGFQGWHWLWPLVIPVLAGLVAFAATRQAALRTLKEQS encoded by the coding sequence ATGATGGACATCCTGAACCGGCTTTTGGAATTTCTTGCAGGTGATCCGCAGGCTGATCGTGCCGTTCCGCCGACTGGATTCACCGCAAGGCTGACGGTTTTGTCGGCGGCTTCGATGGCATTTTTGGCGGTTTTTGCCTTGGCGCTGTCCCTTGCGACAGGGCGGTTGGCGGATCGCTGGTCGGCAGAACTGGCAAAGACATCGACGCTGCGGATTTCCGCGCCACAAGACCAGATGGATGCGCAGACCCGCGCCGCGCTGACGGTTCTGCAATCCACGCCCGGTGTGGCAGAGGCACGACCGCTTAGCGCGGATGAACAACGTGCATTGCTGGCACCGTGGTTCGGGCCGGACCTGCCTGTCGAAAGCCTGCCAATCCCCCAGCTTATTGAGATTATCGAAAACGTGGATGGCTATGATGCCACGGGTCTTCGCGCCCGCCTTCAGGCCGAAGTGCCCGGTGCAGTGCTTGATGATCATACCCGTTGGCGCGAACCGCTGGTTGAGGCCGCGTCGCGTCTGCGCCTGCTTGGGATTGTGTCGATGGTCCTGATCGCTGGAACCACTGCGGCGATGATCACGCTTGCGGCCAATGCAGCGCTTGCGGCCAATGCCCAAGTTATCCGCGTGATGCGCCTTGTTGGCGCGCGCGATATCTATATTGCCCGCGCTTTTGTGCGCAGGTTCACCCTGCGCGCCCTTTTGGGTGCAGCATCAGGCACGCTTTTGGGGAGCCTTGCGATACTGCTACTGCCCCGCGCGGATGCTGTGGGTGGGTTCCTAACCGGATTGGGCTTTCAAGGCTGGCATTGGTTGTGGCCACTGGTTATCCCCGTTCTAGCGGGTCTTGTGGCTTTCGCCGCCACACGACAAGCCGCGCTACGCACCCTGAAGGAGCAGTCATGA
- a CDS encoding acetyl-CoA carboxylase carboxyltransferase subunit alpha → MTNYLDFEKPLAEIEGKAAELRALGRANEEMDIESEAKALDKKAADLLVSLYGDLTPWRKCQIARHADRPHCKDYIEALFTQYTPLAGDRNFADDHAVMGGLARLDGRPIMVIGHEKGNDTKSRIERNFGMARPEGYRKAIRLMDMADRFGLPVVTLVDTPGAYPGKGAEERGQSEAIARSTQKCLQLKVPLVSVIIGEGGSGGAVAFATANRVAMLQHSVYSVISPEGCASILWKDAEKMREAAEALRLTAQNLRELGVCDMIIDEPVGGAHRHKKAAITGVGAAINAMLTDMDAMSPDELRQARRQKYLDLGAKGLAA, encoded by the coding sequence ATGACCAACTACCTCGATTTTGAAAAGCCGCTGGCCGAGATTGAAGGCAAAGCTGCCGAATTGCGCGCGCTGGGCCGTGCGAACGAGGAAATGGACATCGAGTCCGAGGCAAAGGCGCTTGATAAAAAGGCGGCAGATTTGTTGGTGAGCCTTTACGGTGATCTGACGCCATGGCGCAAATGTCAGATCGCGCGCCACGCCGATCGTCCCCATTGCAAAGACTACATCGAGGCACTGTTCACGCAATACACGCCACTGGCGGGGGATCGCAATTTTGCCGATGACCATGCTGTCATGGGTGGTTTGGCGCGGCTTGACGGGCGGCCCATAATGGTCATTGGCCATGAAAAGGGCAACGACACCAAATCACGGATCGAACGTAATTTTGGCATGGCGCGCCCCGAGGGCTACCGCAAGGCGATTCGTCTGATGGATATGGCTGACCGGTTCGGCCTGCCCGTTGTGACGTTGGTCGACACGCCCGGTGCCTATCCCGGTAAAGGCGCAGAAGAACGCGGCCAATCCGAAGCGATTGCGCGATCCACGCAGAAATGTCTGCAACTGAAAGTGCCGCTGGTCAGCGTTATCATCGGCGAAGGCGGATCAGGCGGGGCGGTGGCGTTTGCCACGGCCAACCGCGTCGCGATGCTGCAACATTCGGTTTATTCGGTGATTTCACCTGAGGGCTGCGCGTCAATCCTGTGGAAAGACGCAGAAAAGATGCGCGAAGCGGCAGAAGCACTGCGTTTGACGGCGCAAAACCTGCGCGAACTGGGTGTCTGTGACATGATCATCGACGAACCTGTGGGCGGTGCGCATCGCCACAAGAAAGCGGCGATCACCGGCGTTGGCGCTGCGATCAATGCCATGCTGACAGACATGGACGCCATGAGCCCAGATGAGTTGCGCCAAGCGCGGCGTCAGAAATACCTCGACCTTGGTGCAAAAGGTCTGGCTGCTTGA
- the dgcN gene encoding N-acetyltransferase DgcN, with amino-acid sequence MIPTPYLLFLGDAQDQLSAKVAQGIKDWRPENAVGQLRLPGCGADVGLNDLTLEDAKAAGAQTLVIGVANRGGIISQVWKDVLIQALNMGFDIASGLHNLLHDEDDLMQAARANGRTLHDVRIPSVAYPIANGVKRSGKRCLAVGTDCSIGKMYTSLAIDAEMRKRGMKSTFRPTGQTGILITGGGVPLDAVVADFMAGAVEYLTPDNDDDHWDHIEGQGSLFHASYSGVTLALIHGGQPDALILAHEPTRTHMRGLPHYDLPSLETLRDTALLLARVVNPACKVVGISVNTQHLTEADANKCLADIEARMGLPTIDPFRHGAGRLVDALVDF; translated from the coding sequence ATGATTCCCACACCGTACCTTTTGTTCCTCGGCGATGCGCAGGACCAGCTAAGCGCTAAAGTTGCGCAAGGCATCAAAGATTGGCGGCCTGAAAACGCTGTCGGTCAGTTGCGATTGCCGGGCTGTGGGGCGGATGTGGGGCTGAACGATCTGACGTTGGAAGACGCCAAGGCGGCAGGTGCGCAGACATTGGTTATCGGTGTTGCCAACAGGGGCGGCATCATTAGCCAAGTGTGGAAAGACGTTCTGATACAAGCGCTTAACATGGGGTTCGATATCGCGTCCGGCCTGCACAATTTGCTGCACGACGAAGATGATCTTATGCAAGCCGCGCGCGCTAATGGCCGCACATTGCACGATGTTCGCATTCCGTCAGTTGCCTATCCCATCGCCAACGGGGTGAAGCGGTCCGGCAAACGGTGTTTGGCTGTCGGCACCGATTGTTCCATTGGTAAAATGTACACCAGCCTCGCTATTGATGCGGAAATGCGCAAACGCGGGATGAAATCGACGTTCCGGCCTACGGGTCAGACGGGGATATTGATCACCGGCGGCGGCGTTCCGCTGGATGCGGTCGTCGCGGATTTTATGGCCGGTGCAGTCGAATACCTGACGCCGGACAATGACGACGATCATTGGGATCACATCGAGGGGCAGGGCAGCCTGTTCCACGCGAGCTATTCAGGCGTGACGCTGGCGTTGATCCATGGCGGCCAACCCGATGCGTTGATCTTGGCGCACGAACCGACCCGCACCCATATGCGCGGTTTGCCGCATTACGATCTGCCATCGCTTGAAACCCTGCGCGACACGGCACTTTTGCTGGCCCGCGTTGTCAATCCTGCCTGTAAAGTCGTCGGCATTTCTGTCAACACCCAGCATCTAACCGAAGCTGACGCAAACAAATGTCTTGCCGATATCGAAGCCCGCATGGGCCTGCCAACAATTGATCCGTTCCGTCACGGCGCTGGTCGGCTGGTGGATGCGCTGGTAGATTTTTAG
- a CDS encoding lysophospholipid acyltransferase family protein: protein MTYAIQWVRSLIFVGHMYFAMAVVGVVFFIPVICSRRAAIFACRFYCWWVQWAAGWMIGLKCEVRGTPPSDEVLVAGKHQSFLDVIMIYGALPTGKFIMKRILMYAPVLGQFGLRVGCIPVERGRRGMAIKKMVADVAAGRALPGQLIIYPQGTRIAPGVKAKYKVGAGILYTELGQDCVPVAANVGVFWPKRGIYRAQGTAVIEFLPRIPAGMEMTAFTAKLEDVIETRSNELMREAGFTAIEE, encoded by the coding sequence ATGACATACGCCATCCAATGGGTCCGGTCCCTGATTTTCGTGGGCCATATGTATTTTGCTATGGCCGTCGTTGGTGTGGTATTTTTCATCCCCGTTATCTGTTCGCGGCGCGCTGCCATCTTTGCCTGTCGGTTTTATTGTTGGTGGGTCCAGTGGGCCGCTGGCTGGATGATTGGCCTGAAATGCGAAGTTCGCGGCACCCCGCCAAGCGACGAAGTTCTTGTTGCGGGCAAACACCAATCCTTCCTCGACGTGATTATGATCTACGGTGCCTTGCCCACGGGTAAATTCATCATGAAAAGGATTCTGATGTATGCGCCAGTTTTGGGTCAGTTTGGCCTACGCGTTGGCTGCATTCCTGTCGAACGCGGTAGACGTGGGATGGCGATCAAAAAGATGGTCGCGGACGTCGCCGCGGGCCGCGCTTTGCCCGGCCAGTTGATCATCTATCCCCAAGGCACCCGTATCGCGCCGGGGGTTAAGGCAAAGTACAAAGTCGGCGCTGGCATCTTGTATACTGAGCTTGGCCAAGACTGCGTTCCTGTCGCCGCCAACGTCGGGGTGTTCTGGCCAAAGCGCGGTATCTATCGCGCACAAGGGACTGCAGTGATTGAATTTTTGCCGCGCATCCCCGCCGGAATGGAGATGACTGCCTTCACGGCCAAGCTCGAAGACGTGATCGAAACCCGTTCGAACGAGCTGATGCGGGAGGCGGGATTTACCGCGATTGAAGAATGA
- a CDS encoding D-amino-acid transaminase has translation MSRTVYLNGDYLPEEDAKISIFDRSFLMADGVYEVTSVLGGKLIDFAGHSKRLERSLNELEMQKPEVFDDLLDIHRELVRLNDIDEGMIYLQVSRGSAGDRDFAYPNSDVKPTLVLFTQSKPNLADNPAAKIGIKVISIEDQRWGRRDIKTVQLLYPSMGKMMAKDAGCDDAWMVEDGHVTEGTSNNAYIVKGDTIITRHLGTEILNGITRAAVLRFAREAQMKVEERSFTIQEAKDADEAFITSASTFVMPVVTIDGAPIGIGTPGPVAARLREIYLDESRNSAL, from the coding sequence ATGAGCCGCACAGTCTATTTGAACGGGGATTACCTGCCCGAAGAAGACGCCAAAATTTCGATCTTTGACCGTTCGTTTCTGATGGCCGACGGCGTTTACGAAGTGACGTCTGTGTTGGGCGGCAAGTTGATCGACTTTGCAGGCCATTCCAAACGCCTCGAACGGTCCCTGAATGAACTTGAGATGCAAAAACCTGAGGTTTTTGACGACTTGCTGGACATTCACCGTGAACTTGTCCGCCTGAACGACATCGACGAAGGCATGATTTATCTGCAAGTCAGCCGTGGCAGTGCAGGCGATCGTGATTTTGCCTACCCAAATTCGGACGTCAAACCAACGCTGGTGCTGTTTACACAATCCAAACCGAACCTTGCCGATAATCCCGCCGCCAAAATCGGCATCAAAGTGATCTCTATCGAGGATCAGCGTTGGGGCCGTCGTGATATTAAAACCGTGCAGTTGCTGTACCCGTCCATGGGCAAAATGATGGCCAAGGACGCAGGATGTGACGACGCATGGATGGTCGAGGACGGCCATGTCACCGAAGGCACGTCCAACAATGCCTATATCGTCAAAGGCGACACGATTATCACCCGCCACCTTGGGACGGAAATCCTGAACGGGATCACGCGTGCCGCCGTACTGCGTTTCGCCCGCGAGGCACAGATGAAGGTCGAAGAACGCAGCTTTACCATTCAAGAAGCGAAAGACGCGGACGAGGCGTTCATCACCTCTGCATCGACCTTCGTGATGCCTGTGGTCACGATTGATGGTGCGCCCATCGGCATTGGCACACCGGGCCCTGTTGCGGCGCGTCTACGTGAGATTTACCTCGACGAAAGCCGCAACTCCGCGCTCTGA
- the dgcA gene encoding N-acetyl-D-Glu racemase DgcA: MTITVTQDVFRLAEVFTISRGSRTEAKVLTIKIMRGGVTGRGECVPYARYGETLESVADQIAGLPVDVNRAALYDLLEAGAARNAVDCALWDLEAKAAGVRVWDLIGVPAPKPCITAFTLSLDTPENMRASAAKHAHRTLLKIKLGTSDDMARLEAVRAGAPKSTIIVDANEGWTAEVYTDLAPHLIRLGVSMVEQPMPAAQDDMLGEIARPLPVCADESCHDRASLPDLKGKYDMVNIKLDKTGGLTEALALNTAARTEGYGVMVGCMVGSSLAMAPATLVAQGAAVVDLDGPLLLAEDRDNALHFDEDGVHPPVAALWG, encoded by the coding sequence ATGACCATCACCGTTACGCAGGATGTTTTTCGCCTTGCAGAGGTTTTTACAATCTCACGTGGCTCACGAACCGAGGCCAAGGTTCTGACCATCAAGATCATGCGCGGTGGTGTCACGGGCAGGGGCGAATGTGTGCCCTATGCGCGATACGGTGAGACATTGGAAAGCGTTGCGGATCAGATCGCGGGCCTGCCCGTTGATGTGAACCGCGCGGCGCTTTACGACTTGTTGGAAGCTGGTGCTGCACGCAACGCGGTCGATTGCGCGTTGTGGGATCTTGAGGCCAAGGCCGCAGGCGTTCGCGTTTGGGATTTGATCGGTGTCCCAGCCCCAAAGCCGTGCATCACTGCATTTACACTGTCGCTCGACACGCCTGAAAATATGCGGGCGTCGGCGGCAAAGCATGCGCATCGCACATTGCTCAAGATTAAACTCGGCACGTCTGATGATATGGCCCGACTCGAAGCAGTGCGTGCGGGTGCGCCAAAATCTACCATCATTGTCGACGCCAACGAGGGTTGGACTGCTGAGGTTTATACCGATCTCGCGCCGCATCTGATCCGCCTTGGCGTCAGCATGGTCGAACAGCCGATGCCTGCGGCTCAGGACGACATGCTGGGCGAAATTGCGCGGCCTTTGCCCGTGTGTGCCGACGAATCCTGCCATGACCGCGCCTCTTTGCCCGACCTGAAAGGCAAGTATGACATGGTAAACATCAAACTCGACAAAACTGGCGGGCTGACAGAAGCCTTGGCGTTGAACACCGCGGCCCGCACCGAAGGGTACGGCGTGATGGTCGGCTGCATGGTTGGATCGTCGCTCGCCATGGCACCTGCAACACTTGTGGCACAGGGTGCTGCGGTCGTAGACCTTGACGGGCCGCTTCTTCTGGCCGAAGACCGCGATAACGCATTGCATTTTGACGAAGACGGCGTGCACCCACCCGTCGCAGCACTTTGGGGATAA
- a CDS encoding pyridoxamine 5'-phosphate oxidase family protein: protein MKTIDDIAALEALYDAAVPASLTKVVTRLTPHYVTWIKAARFCVLTTVGSEGSDGSPRGDVGPVVRVVDDKTLWLPDWRGNNRIDSLRNIVRDGRVSLMFMVTGSANVIRVNGTAVLADGPDVTGAFAQSGKHPKSVIVITIGEAYFQCAKAIMRSELWTGDPVLDLPTAGQLLKEQQAEFDAQTYDDGYAENAKAKMW from the coding sequence ATGAAAACGATCGACGACATTGCAGCACTTGAGGCGCTTTATGATGCGGCAGTGCCAGCGTCGTTGACCAAGGTCGTGACGCGGCTTACGCCACATTACGTGACATGGATCAAAGCCGCGCGGTTCTGCGTTCTGACAACTGTTGGATCTGAGGGCAGCGATGGCAGCCCGCGTGGTGACGTCGGGCCGGTGGTGCGCGTCGTGGATGATAAAACACTTTGGCTTCCTGATTGGCGCGGTAACAACCGCATCGACAGTTTGCGCAACATCGTGCGTGACGGACGGGTGAGTTTGATGTTCATGGTGACTGGATCGGCCAATGTGATCCGCGTGAATGGCACGGCAGTGTTGGCGGATGGCCCTGACGTCACAGGTGCGTTTGCACAATCGGGCAAGCACCCGAAATCCGTGATCGTCATAACCATAGGCGAGGCGTATTTTCAATGTGCCAAGGCAATCATGCGATCTGAATTGTGGACGGGCGATCCAGTGCTTGATTTGCCGACAGCCGGCCAATTGCTGAAAGAACAGCAGGCAGAATTTGACGCCCAAACCTACGACGATGGCTATGCAGAAAACGCAAAGGCGAAGATGTGGTAG
- a CDS encoding L-malyl-CoA/beta-methylmalyl-CoA lyase, which translates to MSFRLQPAPVARPNRCQLFGPGSNTKLHPKMAASAADVINLDLEDSVSPSDKDSARVNVIEAINTIDWGTKTLSVRINGLDTPYWYRDVVDMLEQAGDRLDQIMIPKVGCAADVYAVDALVTAIEAAKSRSKRISFEVIIESAAGIAHVEDIAASSPRLQAMSLGAADFAASMGMQTTGIGGTQENYYMLHGDVRHYSDPWHWAQTAIVAACRTRGVLPVDGPFGDFSDDEGYRAQARRSATLGMVGKWAIHPKQIALANEVFTPSAEAVAEAREIIAAMEDAKARGEGATVYKGRLVDIASIKQAEVIVKQSEMIAG; encoded by the coding sequence ATGTCATTCCGTCTGCAGCCCGCCCCCGTCGCCCGCCCGAACCGTTGCCAGTTGTTTGGCCCGGGGTCGAACACCAAGCTGCATCCAAAAATGGCGGCGAGCGCGGCGGATGTGATTAACCTCGATCTTGAGGACTCCGTCAGCCCGTCAGACAAAGACAGTGCGCGGGTTAATGTAATTGAAGCGATCAACACGATTGATTGGGGCACGAAGACCTTGTCGGTGCGCATCAACGGCCTCGACACGCCGTATTGGTATCGCGACGTGGTGGATATGTTGGAACAGGCGGGTGACCGGCTGGATCAGATCATGATCCCCAAGGTCGGCTGCGCGGCGGATGTCTATGCCGTCGACGCATTGGTCACAGCGATTGAAGCCGCCAAGAGTCGCAGCAAGCGCATTAGTTTCGAAGTGATTATCGAAAGTGCCGCCGGTATCGCCCACGTCGAAGACATCGCAGCCTCCAGTCCACGCCTGCAAGCGATGAGCCTTGGTGCAGCCGATTTCGCCGCCTCAATGGGGATGCAAACGACGGGCATCGGCGGGACGCAGGAAAATTATTACATGCTGCACGGTGATGTGCGGCACTATTCCGACCCGTGGCACTGGGCGCAGACGGCGATTGTTGCGGCATGTCGCACCCGTGGCGTGTTGCCCGTAGATGGCCCGTTCGGGGATTTCTCGGACGATGAAGGCTACCGCGCGCAGGCGCGTCGGTCTGCAACCCTTGGCATGGTTGGCAAATGGGCAATCCACCCCAAGCAGATTGCGTTGGCGAACGAGGTATTCACCCCATCCGCAGAAGCCGTCGCCGAAGCCCGCGAAATCATTGCAGCGATGGAAGACGCAAAAGCACGCGGCGAAGGGGCGACTGTCTACAAGGGTCGCCTTGTTGATATCGCCAGCATCAAGCAAGCCGAAGTCATCGTGAAACAATCCGAAATGATCGCAGGCTAG
- a CDS encoding zinc-ribbon domain-containing protein, whose protein sequence is MRLICPNCGAQYEVADDVIPTGGRDVQCSNCSHTWFEQPGASVAAELGTATETPPAPTAEPVPQPDPVAEPVPDPEPTRKAPEPREMDAEVADILRQEAEYEQAAREADTNTIETQPDLDLSHDPEEDYRSRQARERLARLRGEPETGAAAVGAALAQDTVAPRRELLPNIEEINSTLRPDANANATVNDDTDTAHPRGGFKRGFMYVVLVALIALAIYVFAPQISTAVPQFEPYLTSYVGWVDGLRILLDQQIQGLIEVPIEAAVEPNPEG, encoded by the coding sequence ATGCGGCTGATATGCCCAAATTGCGGTGCGCAATATGAGGTCGCGGATGATGTCATTCCGACAGGTGGGCGTGATGTTCAGTGTTCCAATTGTAGCCATACGTGGTTCGAACAACCCGGCGCATCCGTTGCGGCCGAATTGGGCACAGCGACCGAGACACCGCCAGCGCCGACCGCTGAGCCAGTCCCTCAGCCCGATCCAGTTGCCGAGCCCGTTCCAGATCCTGAGCCAACGCGCAAAGCGCCCGAACCGCGTGAAATGGATGCCGAAGTCGCCGATATCCTGCGCCAAGAAGCAGAATATGAACAAGCGGCCCGCGAAGCCGACACTAACACGATAGAAACGCAGCCCGATCTGGACTTGTCACATGATCCAGAAGAGGACTACCGCAGCCGCCAAGCCCGCGAGCGTTTGGCCCGTCTGCGCGGCGAACCCGAAACCGGCGCAGCCGCAGTGGGGGCAGCCTTGGCGCAAGATACCGTTGCGCCGCGCCGCGAGTTATTGCCCAACATCGAAGAGATCAATTCGACCCTGCGCCCTGACGCCAATGCGAACGCAACCGTAAATGATGATACCGATACTGCGCATCCTCGTGGCGGATTTAAACGCGGGTTCATGTATGTCGTGCTTGTCGCACTCATTGCGCTAGCGATCTATGTTTTTGCGCCGCAAATCAGCACGGCAGTGCCACAATTCGAACCGTATTTGACGTCTTATGTGGGGTGGGTCGACGGATTGCGCATTTTGCTGGATCAGCAGATTCAAGGATTGATTGAGGTGCCTATAGAGGCTGCAGTCGAACCTAACCCCGAAGGCTAA